Genomic window (Bombyx mori chromosome 9, ASM3026992v2):
GACTCCAAATAATAAACAAGCAAAATGCAACTTCCTTCTCAACTTTAAATTCAACATTTTGCTTTGATTAATTATCGGCGTAACATGGGATCGTGGTGGGATGCTAAAGCAAAATCTCATGCATGCATTCTGTACTCTCTGTAATATGCACCCAGTTGAATTAAGTAATCTTGGTCCGTATACCACGTCCGCATAATTCAGTTACGAGAGAATCAGTGTCTCAACGAATTGAATCCGAAGTTTTTCACTGAGATAATTGCGGATGCGCTACAGGACCTTCAAGCGATAGAAGCAGTGGCGGACCATCTCAGTGACATGCTTCTTAAACCGGAGACCTGCGTCCATCAGTAGGCCCAAGTTACGCACCTCATATACTCTCTCAATGGGCTCATTTCGAATATTTAACCCATTGAAAGGTTGTGATGGAAGCTTAGACAATCGAGATTCATTTccaaacacaatatatttagtCTTGCTGGGATTTAAGAAGAGTGAGTTCTGTTCCGACCAATTCGCCACTCTATTTAGGTCCCCTGTTTCTCAATGGCCATTGTAAACTCGGACATCTTAAAAGAGATGTACAGTTGAATGTCATCAGCATATATATGGTACTGACAATGATTGATATGACCAACAATATCTGCGCTGTAAAGGATAAATAGTAAACGGCCCAGGATCGAACCCTGTGGTACACCATTAATGACGTTAGCCATGTTGGATCGAACAATACCCTCACCGCGACGAATTTCCACCAATTGCGATTGTTCAGTCAGATAACTTGAGAACCAACGAATGGTATCCGCACTTAAGCCATAGAAACTCAATTTGGCAAGAAGAAGGTCAATGTTCAAGCTGTCGAATGCTCGAGAGAAGTCCAGAAGTACCAGAACCGTACACATACCCCGATCCTGTGCAGCAAGGATATTATCCGTCACATCTAAGAGAGCAGTTGCAGTACCACGCGATCTCCGGAATTAGATTGAACCTCAaccaatacattattttattttatttttattgcttagatgggtggacgagctcacagcccacctggtgttaagtggttactggagcccatagacatccgtaaatgtgccacccaccttgagatataagttctaaggtcttagtatggttacaacggctgccccacccttcaagtctAATTTGGTTggttgttattaattatttattattatagttggTTGTTGATTACTTACGGAAAACACTATTTGTTTAAAGTACTTATTTCAGTAAAAGTTTCAAACAACATAACTTAAATGACCTAATGATGTAGTAGTTACTAGTACATAGCACTGGAAGATGCTTTAGAAAAGCGGGATGACAAAATTACACTTCGCTGAACATATTCGATTACATTTGCGCAGAAAATACCTGTTTCTAGTGTAACCTATGTGCGAGGACTTTGATTTCATTATAGTTTGAAATCCTGGTTTGAAGTACtggaatttgatttatttaagtactTACCTTCTAGGTGGAACATTAGGATCGACGTCAACCATCGTCCCGTAGTTTGCGAGCTGCTTAACTCTTGCTGAAGGTTCCATTGAAGCTAGATCAACATGTTTCGGGCGTTTTTCTTCCAACTGcatatttttgcaatttttacACGACAAATATTCGCAGGGAAATTAATCTAAATTCAGTTTTCACTctgaattaaacaataaaaataatgaatacatGTACATAAATGAAAACAATCCGATTACATTTTTAAACCACCGTAGAGTGATGTGCGTAACGTAAATGTAGCCGTGCTCGACGATATAATTTGATAATGCTGATAATTTTTCGATGCTATATTCAATCTATCGATTCAATCCGATAGATCAAAACAACAGCATCGAAATCGTGATGTGATGTACCAATTTGTGATGAGGATGACTAAGGCACTCACAGTTTTTTAATACGTAAACACTagactgtttttatatgtagGTGGTTGAAATTTAAGTAACAGAATAAAAGTCAGATATTAGATTTGTTACTTGATTTCATTGAGTTCATTTGACATAATAGTATACAATTGGAACAATGTTTATAAGGTCGTAAAAATCTTACCTCAGCAGTAAAATGCATAGCAACCTGAAAGGTTAAAGtttgtttttctaaaaaaaaggttattttatttgaaattgaatacaattacggtttatttattttttattaaagtataatCAGAAATCgttaacttttttcaaaataaaaaactacaattTTTAAACGATTTATCGATATTTCAATCAATTTTTGCATGCAACACTAGCATGAAGACTTATGTCATCCGACGTTTTCGTTTAATTTGTCTATTGAACAGGCAAAGAGAACTAAGCACAGAAATCCAAATCCTTTGTAAAGAAAGCCTGTCTGAAAATGACTGAAACTATTATTTCCTTTTTCATATATTCAAACTAcatatttaagttttatttcagTTAGTTGTATATTGTTCAAAGAAAACTTCCTTTTtagcatttttatttgtttaaaatatctGTCCCTGCGAAAATAGCTCGCAAAAAATTTCGCGTTCTCTCAAGATCAAGAACTTGTATTCAATTAATTAGATTGTTTTACTTCGCGAAGGACACGacaaatattagtaaaattttaaaatacatatactacCTTATGTCTTCGGTTTCAGTCAATacaattatacaattttaatataattatagtcCATATATTGCACAAGTAGTAAGGCACAATATTGtaaatgtaatatataatacatattcaatttatttaggACTGAACAAGTTGGACACAAGATGCGatcgatatttttttagaataaaaaaaaactgaagcactataataatatgtataatgaagTGTATATAGTGAAGAAATATTGTCGAACAGCATAATGATATCTTAAAATTTGAGCagattgaattaaattaattagttttctaatgaaaaacacTTCTACTGgcagaaattatttttaattaacaacttTTACAAAAAACTTGACAACAGATGTAGCTGCAAAATACAATAGGACACCATAAAATcaacgaaaataaataacagattGTGTGACATACACTACCACAAAAACTATGACACGTCAAAAAACAAGGATATGCAGACGGACAACTCCGATAAATCCAAAAGCATGGCTTTCGTCTCAGCGTGTATGCATACATATCGTCGGACTTTAAATGTGCCCACATTTGTGTGTCAGCACCTTCTACAATATCGTTTATGACATGAAGGGATGTCTTAAAACGCCTAAAAACTTTCCGAGCAAACGAAACTTTCTTTTCATGTTCTTTTGCTAGCGAATTTTTTATTAAGCCTACTGATTTAGGATTATAATAATGACACGATAATTCATTACGAGGTGGACTTCTTCTGTAGCTTGAATTTGTAAGATGGGTTTTTGAATGTGAACATTTACTACGTGAACGTTTACCAGTTCTAGATGGATTATGACAGCTTTTAACACCCTCACTACCGAATTTATGCGAGTTTACTGAAGGCTTACTTATTGAACACTGTTTCGTGTGTGGTGTGCTCCGAGATTTCAACGGTGGCAAGGGATTTGCATGAAGATAATTTCTATTTGTTATCGGATCGGAGTGAGACAATACGGGATTATGATGATGGTTGGACATTCGAGGATATTTCGATGATAACGGACAACGTTGAAATTCTTGGCTCCCAAATCTTTCTCCTTGGTGATTGTAACATGAAGGACGTTTTTCCAGTATAGGTGAACGCGGGTATTGCTGTAACGCTTCAGAATGAGTTGGATTTTGTGGCTCTCGTATAGTAAcctttttattgagattattgCCCTGTCCACAATCACAGTCTAAATGCTTCTTCAATGAACTCTTATTTTGTACcttacgttttttaatagatttttcaGTAAAACCACACGGCTTTGCTCCGTTACATGCACATAATTCGTAAAAAACTTGTTCAAATCTTGAATGGTTCGCATTTCGTTGCGTTGTGTCTTTGCGAACCGGTTTCACCATCCAACCTCTCTTCTTAGCGTAAAAAAGTGTATATATTTTCTCTGGATCGGGGCGTTGTGTAAATACAGGCCGTGAACAAATATTATTTGCTCTCTTTTGATTTTGTTGTATACAGGTTTTTTGATCATTTATTTTAACCAGTGATGCAATAATTTTAccagaataaataaatctatctaCTGCTTTTGTTGAACAATTCGATAATAATGATAAGATACTTTGAAAAATCGATGATGTAGGTTGCTTTTTCAGTAGTTTAGGCTTTTCAGCAACCTGTGAACGTGTCCTAAATGGATTTGTTACTAGCCAGCACAGGGCCATCAAAACAATGCAAGGAAACCATAACACAAACATTATcgcaaataaaaagtatttggcGACCATTTTTGCTCTATCTTGAAAGTTATATTCAACGAGTATTTGAAGAGGAAGTGGTTTCGTATGTACTTTTTGAGAGGAATCAGGTCTTACGGATTTACACGGCTTTTTAAATTTTGGTACGAAAACAGGACCTGTACAGACTTTTTTAGAACATAAAGATCGACTTGTACCAACCGCAGCTTCTCCAATACTTTTCTCAATTATAGGCGAATGGTAAGAAGCCGACACTTGCTGATCTTTACATTGATAGTCTATATTTTTGTACAAAGGGTAACTGCTTCTACcgcttaatattttattgcattcTGGGAAGTCTATAACATTGCAATGTATAGGTCTTCGACAATTACAGCTACTTGAAGTAGATTTCGTTTGTCGTAGCTTATTAAATTTTGCATTATCAAGACGATTCCTAGATGTTTCATTTGGCCTTTTTAATTGGAACCGTTTTCTTGTTTTTACAAAATTCTGTTTGCATTTCTTCGTTTCGGTGGCAAAGTTAGTTTCGCATGGGTATAGAGCGCTTGGATCTACACAGCCTATTGGTATTGATGTTTCTTTCTCTCTATGTCTACGTTTTCCCTtgttttttatagatttatcCTTTAATTTAGATGTTTCGTTGACGAATAAGATTTTCACGTCTTTTGTGTAATCTTTAATCTTTGCTAGTTGATTTGATTGTTTTCGTTTAGGTTTCTTCCTGTgctcaatttcatttttaatttctgGTGAAAGTAATTGATTTCCTAGAGACTGTAACATATAATGGAGACTAGTGAATGATTTATTACCCTTATTCTTCGTTTTacctgaaatttaaatttaagaggTTTCAGTGATGAATATATAAGACAAACATGATGCAAATCATACTTTACACTGACttcgaaaataattattgaCTTGGTCACTTTTAATTTTGCGCTTATCAAGGTTTTTACACttcatttttgttttcttaactTTTCTCTGTCCAAAATTTTCCAACTTATCTCCATTATTAAATGCTGTTCGTATTTCACTTCCTTTATTTTCGTCTTCTTtgtcaattttaatattttccaacTTATTACTACTTTCACATACGCCTTTTTCAAATTTAAGAACTCGTAACCCGTGTAGatccattaaattaaaatttttacccTTTGTCGTAAAATAAAGTCCATTTTGGAAATGTTATGCActtaaaaaatgcattaaaataaataaaaatgttctgTAAATCTATCAAAAATGACAAATGACAAAAATGATTACATTGAACAGAAATATTGtcgatttattaatattaatattcgtCAATTAATCACAATTCGACCATAGTCACTAACACATAagaattacattaattttatacaGCACATTTTTTTATCTTGAGATTCATTTTTGACTGtttaagaaaacaattttaagataaaaaaaatatatgaaggaCGGTGGCTCGAAGGCCTTTCCACttttaccaggacagatgggcgagcaaaggctcagccaggagggcagGTAATATTTGctagcagctgcccgagcgcctccaaaagagaccCAACACCTCAAGAGCTTCaccaatgaatctactaccggattggaatcgtgacccactgagaagatccggcgagaaactcagcgagcgagttcggttaccggggtccctaagcctggtCCTAGTGttggagctgaaggcgtctagtgctgaGGTTAATGGATCTGATGGAAC
Coding sequences:
- the LOC105842323 gene encoding uncharacterized protein LOC105842323, encoding MDLHGLRVLKFEKGVCESSNKLENIKIDKEDENKGSEIRTAFNNGDKLENFGQRKVKKTKMKCKNLDKRKIKSDQVNNYFRSKTKNKGNKSFTSLHYMLQSLGNQLLSPEIKNEIEHRKKPKRKQSNQLAKIKDYTKDVKILFVNETSKLKDKSIKNKGKRRHREKETSIPIGCVDPSALYPCETNFATETKKCKQNFVKTRKRFQLKRPNETSRNRLDNAKFNKLRQTKSTSSSCNCRRPIHCNVIDFPECNKILSGRSSYPLYKNIDYQCKDQQVSASYHSPIIEKSIGEAAVGTSRSLCSKKVCTGPVFVPKFKKPCKSVRPDSSQKVHTKPLPLQILVEYNFQDRAKMVAKYFLFAIMFVLWFPCIVLMALCWLVTNPFRTRSQVAEKPKLLKKQPTSSIFQSILSLLSNCSTKAVDRFIYSGKIIASLVKINDQKTCIQQNQKRANNICSRPVFTQRPDPEKIYTLFYAKKRGWMVKPVRKDTTQRNANHSRFEQVFYELCACNGAKPCGFTEKSIKKRKVQNKSSLKKHLDCDCGQGNNLNKKVTIREPQNPTHSEALQQYPRSPILEKRPSCYNHQGERFGSQEFQRCPLSSKYPRMSNHHHNPVLSHSDPITNRNYLHANPLPPLKSRSTPHTKQCSISKPSVNSHKFGSEGVKSCHNPSRTGKRSRSKCSHSKTHLTNSSYRRSPPRNELSCHYYNPKSVGLIKNSLAKEHEKKVSFARKVFRRFKTSLHVINDIVEGADTQMWAHLKSDDMYAYTLRRKPCFWIYRSCPSAYPCFLTCHSFCGSVCHTICYLFSLILWCPIVFCSYICCQVFCKSC